In Cryptomeria japonica chromosome 5, Sugi_1.0, whole genome shotgun sequence, the genomic window AAATACCCAGTTGGAGATATTTGACTTATCTGAAAATCAATTAAGTGGCCCATTACCATCACATCTTTGCAATGGGGGAAAACTGTCATCTTTGCATGTATTCAGTAATACGCTCAATGGAAGCGTCTCAGAATATGGGAATTGCACAACCCTTGTTAGGCTTAGGCTGTCAAAGAATCAGTTCAGTGGAGAAGTTCCAAAAGATTTATGGGGATTTCCAGGACTTGAATTGGTAGAACTCAGCAGTAATAGATTTGAAGGAAGCATTCCCACAGATATTAGGAATGCCAAATCTCTTTCAAAATTGGCAATTGATGACAATGAATTCTCAGGTGAGCTTCCAGTTGAGATTGGTATGGCAAGCTCTTTGTCTTCTTTTAATGCAAGCAATAATAATTTTTCTGGAAGATTGCCAGATATATTTGATAGATTGCATCAAATTGAGATATTGGATCTATCACGAAACTCACTTTCAGGAGCAATTTTTCCTTCAATTGGATCTGTGTGGACTCTTGCACTGATTAATCTGAAGGCAAATCATTTTTCTGGTGAAATTCCTACACAGATTGGTAATCTCCAAAGCCTAACATACCTAGACCTATCAGAGAATCATCTTACTAATAAGGTCCCTGCATCCTTAGGGAACCTTCATTTGATTTTCTTCAATGTGTCAAGCAATCAGCTCTCTGGGCTAGTTCCCAGTGGCTTGATTAAATACAAGAGAGCATTTTTGGAAAATCCCAAGCTCTGTGGTGACGGCTTTGCAGACATTAAACCATGTACTTCTAAAAGAGGGTATTTGAAAATAGTGGTCCTTACTGGTTGCTTTTTCACTGCAtctgtagttttggttgttggtcTGTGGTGTTTCTATAAAAGGCGTTCCAAGCTTCATCCCAGAGTGATTAATAAGAGCACAATTGACTTTTGcccttccaaggtagtgtcctttcgcAAGCTGGTTTTTCATGAGCATGAAATTGTGAACTCCCTGAGTGAGGCCAACGTGATTGGCACTGGTGGAGCTGGAAAAGTGTATAAGATAATTCTGGGTAATGGTGAGACAGTGGCTGTTAAGAGGCTTCCTGGCAGCACAAAGACAGGGGACTCAGAGTTTGACAGTGGATTCAAAGCAGAAATTGAGACTTTAGGCGTAATTCGGCACAAAAACATTGTCAAGCTCTGGGGTGGTATCTCTTTGTCAGATTCCAACCTGCTAATCTATGAATACATGTCCAATGGAAGCATCGGAAATATGCTTCATGATCAGAAACCATGTAGCCTTGACTGGCCTACAAGGTACATGATTGCTTTAGATTCAGCTCAAGGCCTTGCTTATCTTCACTATGATTGCAACCCTCCTATCATTCATTGTGACATAAAATCAAACAATATCTTGCTGGATGAGGAACTTCATGCTCGTGTGGCCGATTTTGGCCTGGCTAAGATCTTGAGAAAATGCAATAAAGGATATGAGACGGTGTTTGCAGTTGCAGGGTCTTACGGGTACATTGCACCAGGTAAGCAGAACTAAGTAAGCTTGATTTCGTTTCTGTTTTCAATCTGCCCATAATCTCAAGATCTATTTTTACCCTTCATTGCATGCGACCATAGCTTTAGGTTTGTCAGAAAAACTAGCAATAATCCACCAGTAAGGCATGTATATTGAGATGAGACCAGTAGATCCCTGAACATAATGTCAACCATTTACAATATCATTTTGAACTGTTAAGTTGTCATTGCTAGCGTCACAACTTGAATGGACTAGCTCTACTTTTTCTAGAATGCACAGCTGTAAGTCACGCAGGTTTTTGAAAGAGAATATGTTGGATCTTGCAACACACTATTCTAAAGATATCTTAAGTACCATTATCAAATGCAAAATAGCGCAGTAAAAGTCCAGCTCATTCAGTGGAGGAGTAGGTCTTGGATTTAGGTCTATTGCATCCACAaatctcaacatggtatcagagtggggaTTCTCCAAATTGCAATTAGCAATTCAAGAGATGATCTGAAAGTCCCTTGCTATTAGAGCTGTGAGAAGACCTGAAAATCCCTTGCTATTAAAGCAGTGAGAGGACCTGAAAGTTCTCTGCTCTAAAAAAGGAGACATTGAACATTGCAATTCAGAAATATAGAGAGGTCTTGAAAGTCCCATGGGGAGCATGAGTAAAGACTTCTTAAAGACCTTGTTTAAGTTTATCCTGATTATTTTATCTGTTGATACATGAGAGACTTGTCATACTTCATTCATGTTTCTCTCGTTTTGCAGAGGTTTCTTACTCACCGAAGGTTACAGCAAAAAATGATGTCTATAGCTTTGGAGTGGTGCTCTTGGAGTTGGTGACTTCTAGGCGGCCTGTCGATCCATCTTATGGTGAAGGTGCCAACATTGTCAAGTGGGTTAACAGGATGCTTGAGAAGGAGAATGGTTTAGAAGAGATTCTAGATCATCAAATATCTGAGATATATAAGGACTCAGTTCTGGCTGTGCTTAGAATTGCTCTTGATTGTACCAATTCTTTGCCTTTCAACAGGCCTAATATGAGGCATGTCATTTGGATGTTGCAGTCTGCAAATCCAAACGGTAAAACAAGGACATTAACAACCGAGCCAATAGGCAATGAGCCTGATACTATTCATCTCTAATATCTTGAAGGATTCAATAAATCAGACCCAGTTTATCGAAGAGATGTAGGTTTGCATTACAAGCTGAAGCAGAGTCATAGATGCAGAGCTTGTTGAtgaaagaagcaaagttgtaccaTCAATTTGATACTTAGGTATGTTCTGTTCCATCAATTTGACGGTTGTGTTCATGTTTCTGCAACATGGGTTATGCACACTGCTAAATTTTGACAAATGCTTGGACAATGCCAGTGCTATGCATAATACATATATTAGCACTTCCATGTTGCAAACTGCAAATTAGGTTTTAGGTCTCAGTGAGCTTAGATTTTGTAAATTGAACTTAAAAATTGCAATGCTGTAACGCTGTTTGATGGGTTCTTATGCCTTATTTGAAGCTTGAAATTAATATATACAGTCCGAATTTTTGTGACATCTTTCATAACTAGTTCTGAGAAATATTGAAGTGTTTTTTGTAAGAAAAATTTTCAATTACGACGTAGAATCTTCCAACTTCATCAACAGATGAAAGATCCATTaacaataataaaacatttttttttatcaatcacCCATTTCCTTGAAATACAATTCTAAACTACCCATTTTTCTTGAAACAAAATAAAATAGGAGGAGTTTTCTCCATTTTAAAACCTGCTGCAGAATCTCTCCATTGCAATCTTCCCCGGACCTTTGATTGGAATCATTCGCAAACATTGTCTTTTTGTTAGAATACACCAAAATTGTCAACTAAAGCAATATTTTGGAAGACTTTCTCAACCTGTAAATTTATTTTTCAACCTGTAACATACAAGATTTCTGAGGAAATTTAGCAACTCGAGGCAGTTCTATCAATATATACCCTCCAGTTAATGGacatctttaattttttatttaaaaacttaacTACTAGTTTATATGGTTTTCTTGTCATTATATATATGCTAGCATACCTGTCTTAAAAGAATATATGTAAAGTAGGTCAAGATCTTATATTTATTCATTAttctatttaaaatattattatattattatatatttattaaactATTAGTCAaagcaaaaaaatctattaaaattacatcattattatcatattatcatatcattatatttttatttttcttatcattGAGAAAACAGTGGATTTTATCTAGAAGCACTTTTCAATCCCACTCAAAATATGTCTTATCTTATTCATATATAGTTAGTATATATATTTCATAACAATTATAATCTTTATCTCTGCTTGATTAGATAAAGAGTTATTTGGAAAAGTATTTTATAATCCTGTTTGTACAACTAATCCATTTGTACACCACATTTTCATTCCCCCTAAactcttttttttattattttttaattttacttttttttttaaattttggatgAAACCTTTGGAATGGATCTTTCAATATTTGCTATCTCATCTAAAGACATCCCTCTTGTGGGCATTGAGAAATAGTACTCATATCCTACAAGTTTCATGCAACAATAAAAGAGCCTAATTCATTTAAGATTATGCTTTTGATGGATGCTCCTATTTTAGTAGAAGATGGGAGTATGTTGgcaattattttttgatttggACAAAACAGTTATTGTGCAAACACAATGTCAAGAATGCATCAATGCTCTCTAGTACAATATTGAAGTTAGAGATGGATCCTTAGCATGTCAATGGAATGATGGTTGAGTTAAAGTGATAGATCAAGAAGAAAAGATGATTTTAAAACaatatgttattattatttttttatttttttaataatgagGAGTTTGTCGAAGTTCAATTAAAGATAGTTTTACCAAAATTAAATTTTGGCCATGGTTGTCGTTTTTGTAGGGGAGGGCCCATCTTCCTTGGACCCTGACCCCCCCTGCTCATCTGCAACTGTGTCCAGACATGGCACTCGTGCTTGGTTCTCAAAATGTTGGGTGGGTTCCTTTGGTCGGGGATTCTATCGTGGAGGTTTGCAATGCAGCTTTGCACGAGGTTCGCTCTCATGAGGAGAAATCGCATGTGGCCACTAGCTTGGATTCACATAATCTGGATCCCAAGACTGACAAAGTGGGGTCATCGTCTGGGGAGGCTCATGCGAGCACTTGGAAATGCACTCTTGTTGGAAATCCCAAGACAGTGTTGTCGACTCAGCAGTCAAAGGTCACTGTTGGTGAGGATGGTCCTAAAATTTGTCTCCCCAACAATGTTATGGATAATATCACCTCCTCCCTACACCTCTGCTTGGTGGGGAGATTCTTGGCCTTCAGACCAATGATCAACATGGTTAGAAGATGGGCTGGTTCGAGATGGAAACTAAAAGGTAGTGTCTATGTCTCAGCTATGTCAGGTGGGCTCTTTTTATTCAAGTTCAGGGCTGAAGAAGACTTTATTTTTATCATCTCTAGTTCGTGGTCCTATGGCAAACACTGCTTGGCCCTCTCAAAGTGGAAGTCGAGGTTTGACCCTAGTGCTGATCTCCTCAGACTTGCTCCAGTTTGTATCAGACTCATTGGCTTCCCTTTAGAATTCTGGGACAATACCATTTTCAGATGGGTTGGCAATTC contains:
- the LOC131062767 gene encoding receptor-like protein kinase HSL1, which translates into the protein MERPFRVPFSELSTSYLSLFLFLLLLTTNEAAEHSIPDLVYLMAIKENLTDPYQKLHNWNSSSSPCTFNGVKCDKSSTHVMELDLGSFSLEGSFPTAVCNLQNITFLSLANNSIMGEVPKDLTNCGNLSYLNLSQNLLIGALPDFISELSSLEVLDLSSNNFSGPIPLDFARLGKLQTLDLYYNLLGGNIPSFLGNLTNLVHLRLTQNPFDSGVIPPEIGNMIKLQQIWLRQCNLTGEIPDSFGGLSELQKLDVSQNNLTGLWPGWTSNLVKLTSLQMYTNRLGGGIPADIGKMSSLEMLDVSGNMLTGSLPDSLGNLGKLTSLHLMNNQLTGAIPASLENLTMLRDLSLFKNSLHGEIPQKLGRNTQLEIFDLSENQLSGPLPSHLCNGGKLSSLHVFSNTLNGSVSEYGNCTTLVRLRLSKNQFSGEVPKDLWGFPGLELVELSSNRFEGSIPTDIRNAKSLSKLAIDDNEFSGELPVEIGMASSLSSFNASNNNFSGRLPDIFDRLHQIEILDLSRNSLSGAIFPSIGSVWTLALINLKANHFSGEIPTQIGNLQSLTYLDLSENHLTNKVPASLGNLHLIFFNVSSNQLSGLVPSGLIKYKRAFLENPKLCGDGFADIKPCTSKRGYLKIVVLTGCFFTASVVLVVGLWCFYKRRSKLHPRVINKSTIDFCPSKVVSFRKLVFHEHEIVNSLSEANVIGTGGAGKVYKIILGNGETVAVKRLPGSTKTGDSEFDSGFKAEIETLGVIRHKNIVKLWGGISLSDSNLLIYEYMSNGSIGNMLHDQKPCSLDWPTRYMIALDSAQGLAYLHYDCNPPIIHCDIKSNNILLDEELHARVADFGLAKILRKCNKGYETVFAVAGSYGYIAPEVSYSPKVTAKNDVYSFGVVLLELVTSRRPVDPSYGEGANIVKWVNRMLEKENGLEEILDHQISEIYKDSVLAVLRIALDCTNSLPFNRPNMRHVIWMLQSANPNGKTRTLTTEPIGNEPDTIHL